The genomic stretch TGGAGCAGTACGCCATGGGGCGGACCCAGCGGGAAATCCGCTCCCTCTTTCGCACGGCGCCCAAGGTGGCCACGCTCGTGGATGCCGAGGGTCAGGAGCGCGAAGTCGCGGTGGACGAACTGCGAACCGGGCAGCGGCTGTTGGTCAAACCGGGCGCGCAATTTCCGGTGGACGCTGAAATTGTCAAAGGTAAAACCGCCAGTGATGAATCCAATCTCACCGGCGAAGCGACGCCGGTGGAGAAAACGCTGGGCGACACCGTGCTCGCGGGCACCATCAATCTCTGGGGCGTTGTGGAAATCCTGGTCCTCCGGCCGGCCCAGGAAAGTTCGCTGCACAAAGTCATCCGGCTCATTCATGAGGCCCAGCATCTCAAAGCCCCGGCTCAGCGGTTCACGGACAAATTCGGCACCGGTTACACCTACGCCATCCTCGGGCTGGCGCTGGGAATGTTCTTTTTCTGGTGGCTGGTGATGAATTTGCCGCCGTTCACTTCCACGGATACGGTCCGCAGCGCGTTTTACCGCGCCATGACCCTGCTCGTCGTCGCCTCGCCGTGTGCGCTGGTGCTCTCCATACCCTCGGCGGTGCTGGCGGCCATCGCCTGGGGGGCCAAGCGCGGCATCCTCTTTCGCGGGGGCGCGGCGGTGGAAAAACTTTCCGAAGTCAGCGTGGTGGCCCTCGATAAAACCGGCACACTCACGACGGGCGAACTGCAGGTGGAAACCGTGGAAAGTTTCCCGCCGGGACGCGAGGCCGAAATCGCCCGGCTGGCTTTTTCCATCGAACGCCTCTCCACGCATCCGCTGGCCCGGGCCATTACCCGGCATGGCAAACAGCAGCGTTTGGTTCCGGTTGAATTCGATCACTTCGAGTCGGTGACGGGCCTGGGCATCCAAGCCGATCTTGGCCCACGGAAAATCTTCCTGGGGCGCCGTGAGTGGCTGGCGGAGGTTTTGAAACAGGATTCCCGTTGGGCCGTGTTGACCGAGAGCGTCACCACCGCCCAACCGGGCCTCTCCGAAGTGTGGGTGGGCGATGGCGATTTGCTCGGCCGGCTGCTGCTGCGTGACGACATCCGTCCGCAGTCCGGCCCGGTGCTCGAAACGTTGCGAAAGTTGGGCGTGCATTGCGTCGTCTTGACCGGCGACCGGCCCGCCTCGGCCCAGGCCTTGCAGCGCAAGCTTGGTTTGTCCGATGTCCGCGCCGAACTGAAACCGGAACAGAAGGTGGAAGCGATTCGCGGTTTCATGGCCGAGGGCAAACGGGTGGCCATGGTGGGCGATGGGGTAAATGACGCACCCAGTCTGGCGGTTGCCCATGTGGGCGTGGCGATGGGGGCGCGCGGCGCGGATGCCGCCCTGGAGCAGGCGAAAATCGTGCTGATGCACGACCGGTTGGAAAACTTCGTGGCCGCGTTTCGGCTGAGCCAGAACGCCCGGCGGGTCATCCGCCAAAACCTGTTCGTCTCGCTCGGAACGGTGGCTGTGCTCGTCGGCTTCGCCATCTTTGGGAAAATCCCGCTCACCGTTGGCGTGCTGGGCCATGAAGGGAGCACGGTGATCGTCGTCCTGAACAGTCTCCGGTTGCTGTTTATGAAGGTGGAAACAACCCCGCTGACAACCAGCAAACCAGCGGAAAATGAAGTATGAACACAACCTTCCATAAAGAATCCACACCCCGCGGCGGGTTTGCCTCTGGCACGTTCCTCATTTGGGATCTCCCCACCCGTCTGTTTCACTGGCTGCTCACCGCAGGCTTCATCGCCGCCGCCCTGCTGGCGTTCTTGAGCGGTGAAAAAAGCCGCCTGTTCCCTTACCACGCCGTTATCGGGCTTGCGCTCACGCTGTTGGTGGTGCTCCGCATGATCTGGGGGCTCATGGGCACACGGTACGCCCGCTTCACCGCCTTTCTCTTCGGACCGCGCGCCGTCCTGGTTTACCTGAAGGAAGCCTTCACCGGTGGCGGCTTGCGGCACCTCGGGCATACCCCGGGTTCCGCCTATGCCATCTTCGCGATGCTCGCGCTGATGCTGGGGATCTCCATCACCGGGATCCTGTTGTCCCGAGGACACGAGGCATTCAAAGAGGCTCACGAAGTGATGTCCTTCGCCATGATTGCGGTCGTTGTGGCTCACGTGATCGGCGTGGCCTTCCACTCGATCCGCCACCGCGAGAACATCACCCTGAGCATGGTCAACGGGCGGAAGGTGTGTGACCCCGCGCACGGGATCGCGGCGGCCCGTCCCATTGTCGCTATTGTATTCCTCGGGTTGCTCAGCGCATGGACGTTCGGGGTGGTGAAAAACTACGACGCAACCACCAAAACCACCACGCTCCCGCTCTTCGGCGCCAGCCTGCAGCTTGGCGAAAGCGGAACCACTGGGAAGCAAGGGAAACATCCAGGCGGGCACGAGCGAAAGCAGGACCACGATTGACCGCATTAATTGCTTCACAGGATGGAACCACCATCCTAGCATTAGCTCATGCGATTCTTGCATCTAAAATTGCTCTGCCCGCTCATGGTAGTCATCGGTTTGGCTGCCGGCAGCGGCATCGCCGCTACCGCCAATTTCGATCACGCAAAGCCGGGCGAATTTCCCGCCGGCTGGATGGCTTGGCTCGCCGGTGCGGGTGAGTCGAAATGGTCGGTGCAGCAGGATGACACCGCTCCCAGCCGCCCCAACGTGCTCAAACAATCCGGCTGGACGCCTAAACCCAGTTTCCCGCTCTGCGTCAACACCAACGCCACGCTCCAAGACGGTTTCGTAGAGGTGAAGTTCAAGCCTGTGAGCGGCACCAACGACCAGGCCGCCGGGCTGGTTTGGCGTTGCCAGGACGCGGAGAATTACTACGTGGCGCGTGCCAACGCGCTGGAAGACAATGTCGTGCTGTACAAAGTCGCGCAGGGGCGGCGCAAGGCCCTCGACATCGTGGGCCGAACCGGCGGCTATGGCGTGAATGCAAAGGTGCCAGCGCAAACCTGGAGCACGCTGCGCGTTCATTTCGCTGGAAACCGCTTCACGGTCCTTTTGAATGGCAAGGAACTCTTTGCGGTTGAGGACGCCACTTTCCCAAACGTCGGCCTGGTGGGCCTCTGGACCAAGGCCGACAGCGTTGTCCTCTTTGATGATTTCCAGTATGGGGAAGCTCCCCGATAACGGGTTGCTTCCGATCACACATGCTTATGGAAAAACACTCCCCATGAAAAGAAACATCCTGACCAAGCCAATGCCCTTTTTGGCTTTTGCCCTCATGCTCGGCCTGTGCGTCGGTTGGGCCGGCTGCGGCAAGCGCCCGACTCCGCCACCAGCGGCGACCAAGCTGCGGGTGCTCTGTGGCAGTTCCATGGCCGCGCCCGTGCAGGAACTCGTCAAGCAATTCGCCGCCGCCCATCCGGCGCAACCCGAGTTGGACCTGGGCGGTTCGGAGACCCTGTTGCCAAAAATTCTCGCGGGAACGCGCGCCGACCTCTTCGTCTGTCATGACCCGTTCGAGGAAAAACTGAAAGCCGCGGGGCGGTGGACCAACACAGTGGTGGTGGGCTACCTTGAACCGGTGCTGGCGGTTCGCCCCGGCAATCCCAAAGGCATTCGCGGTCTCGCTGATCTGGCCAAACCGGGCCTGAAAATCGGCCTCGGCGATCCGCGCTACTCCACCTGTGGCGAATTGTTCGTCAACGCGCTCCGCGCGCGGGGGCTTCAGGACCGAGTGCTGGCCAATGTCATGCTTCAAGCGCGCAGTCATGCCGAGGTGGCCAATGGTTTGGTGGTTGGACCGCTGGATGCGGTGGTGGTGTGGAACTTTGTCGTCGGCTTGTATCCGGGCAAACTGGAAGTCGTCCCGACCGGTATCACGTATCCGGCCACCCGCGTCACCGTGATTGGGTTGACGAGTAGTGATAATCCCGCACTTCGCGACGCCTTCCTCGCTTGGTGCCGGCAGTCCATGGTTCAGGAAACGTTTCGCCGTTACGGTTATACACGCGAAAAGGAGTAACGCTCTCTTAATCACCAGTGTACCTTTTCAACCAAAGATAAACATGAAAACCACCCTGACCGTTCTCATCACCACCGCGCTCTATGCCACCCTCCGCTATAACATCTTCAAAGGCGTCGCCTGGAGTGAATGGCCGGTGTACGTGCTGAACAAGGTGTTCGCGCTCTCCGCCCTCTTGCTCCTCATGCTTTACGCCCTCCAAGCCCGCCGCAACCAGGACGCAACCGCCGAACGATTGCTGCCTGCGGCCTGGCTGCTCATGCTGCTCCATGCAGGGCTTTCGCTCGTCATCCTGACGCCCTCCTATTACCCGAAATATTTCCAGGTCGGCAAACTCACCTGGCAGGGCGCGTGGTCCATGATGCTGGGCGTGGCGGCGGCCGTGTGGCTGCACCAGGTTTGCCGGGCCTGCGGACTCAAGCAAGCCAAGGGCCTACTCATGAAAATGGGCGTCCTCGCCTTCCTCTCCGGGGTGCATGCCATGCTGCTTGGCTACGCCGGTTGGTTTCAACCTTCGACGTGGCCGGGGCACCTGATTCCCATCACCCTCATCTCGTTCGCGGCGGGCGCGGTGGCGCTGGCCGCCGCCCTCTGGCCGCAAAACAAAACCCGCCCGGCGGTGGTTTGCTGATCCCGGACCATTTTCAATATGGGATGTATTCCCAACTGTTTTGCCTCGGTCCTTTTGGCGGAACTCTACGCCAAGGGCTCGCTCAGCTTTGGCGCCCTGGTGTCTGGTTTGTGCGCGGGCGGTGGACTCGGCATGCGGTCCTGTTCAAGGAGAACCCGTCTTTCAAAGACACGCTGCGCCTTATCGGGCTGCTGCTGGCGATCAGCATTGTGTCCGGCATTATCATACAGATTACCGGATTTCTCTGAGGAAAGTGGGGCTGGACGCCGAAACCGCGGAGCGGTAGGGTACGTGTGTTAAAAGAAAATAAACGAACGAATAAAAATAACGGATCAAATTTTTTATGAAACCGGGAAAACCAATGATTAAAATGTGTTATGCGGTCCAACCAATGGGGGCCACTTCTCCCAACCTCACGCCATGAAGAGTCTGCTCGCCATGATCGTTGGTGGCAAGGTCCTCGCCACCTTTCTGTTGTTCGCGGCCGCCGCCGTTCTGGTGCTGGTCGTGATTCCGGTCGGGTTGGGCATTTTCTCCCTTGAACTGGAGCGCCTCAAACGTGGGTTGCGTCGCGCGTTGGCATTCTTGTCGCACGCTAAGCCACGATGAAATTCCCTCGCCATTTGCTGGATAATAACCGCACCTGGGCCAACCGGATTCGAACCGAAGATCCAGCGTTCTTTCAGAACCTGTCCCGCCAGCAGGCACCGCAGTATTTTTGGATTGGCTGTAGCGACAGCCGTGTGCCGGCCAACCAAATCACCGGGTTGCTGCCCGGCGAGATGTTCGTTCATCGCAACGTCGCCAATGTGGTTCCGCCGGCTGATCTCAATTGCCTTTCGGCCTTGCAATTTGCCGTGGACGTACTCCAAGTACGGCACGTCATTGTGTGCGGCCACTACGGTTGCGCGGGCGTGCGAGCCGTGTTGAATGGCGACCGGCTTGGGTTGGTGGATAACTGGCTTCAGAACGTGGCGGACGTACGCCAAAAGCACGCGTCGCAATTGGATGCCTTGACGGAGGCGGGGCGGCAATTTGACCGGCTTTGCGAACTTAATGTCATTGAGCAGGTGGCTAACGTATGCGCAACTACCAGTGTTCAGGACGCCTGGGCACGCGGGCAACCGCTGGCCGTGATCGGGTGGATTTACGCCGTAAGCGATGGCCTGTTGCGTGACCTCGGCCTGTGCATCACTGGCCGTCAAGAGCTTATGCCCGCCTACCAATCAGCAATTGGCGGACACCGGCTTCTGCCGCCCCAATCAGTGGCATCAGCGGCGCTGACCGATCGCCGGTAACTCCTGCCGGTCATTTCTCTTGTTGTCACCCTCTGCGAATATCAGGCATAATCGCTGCATGTCATCCTATCTATTTCGCGTTTGGGTCGTGGCCGGTTTGCTGATTACGGGCTTGCTTGCGACCGGATTACGAGCGGCCCCGCTGCCCGATCTGGCCATTCAACTCGGCACCAACAATCAAGGCGTCGGGCTTGAGGTTCCGTCCGAAGGCGATGGGGCGAATGTACCCATCGTAATCCAAGGGCACCCGGCGCGGCGCATCCAGGGCGGGCGCGCATTGTACCTTTACGTCAAAATCAAACATCCCGCATACACCAAGGGCCCGGTGGACGCTTATGTGACGGTGGAGTTTTTCGATGATACGCTGGGCAAGATCGGGTTGCAGTATGACAAGGAGGCCCCGGAACCAACGACCAGCACCAAATACACCGGCGCCGGGCAATCCGTCATCCTCACCGGGTCGGGGCAATGGCGTACGGGCTACTTTTTCCTGCCAGCGTTGCGGTTGGGGCATGGGCAGAATAACGGCGCGGATTTTCGGTTATCCTCCGGGGGGCTGGCGGTGCGGCGGATCGCGGTATCGCCGAATAAGCCCGCCGGGTTTGACCCGGATGCGCCGATAGATCCCGAGTCGTTGCGGCATCTGGCGGTGAAGCGTCCGGCGGGTATGGAGGTGACGTTTGGCAATGATGCTACCCCGGGTGAGGCGGCCCTGTTCAAGGCACTGACGGTTTCCAGCGTGGAGAGTTATGTGGATTGGGCGGGCGTAGAGCCGCGCGAGAACACCTGGGATTGGAGCAAGTGGGACAAGCAGGTGGCCACGTTGAAAGCGGCCGGGCTCAAGTGGGTGCCGTTTATTCTCGCCGGGCCGGCATACGCCACACCGCTGTGGTTTCAATCGGGGCCGGACTCGCAGTATTACCGCTGCCTGGAGCACGGCAAGGACAGCAAGGTCCAGAGTATTTTCAACTCGCGTTGGCGTCCGCACGTCGAACGGTTCATCAAGGCGCTGGCGGATCGCTACCGCGATGGCGGCGTGATTGAATCGTTGCTGCTGGGCATCACGGGGATTTATGGCGAAAGCATTTACCCCGCCGGGCCGGAGGGCGGCTGGACCGCCCGGCTGACCGGGGATTACCACAATCATCAGGGTTGGTGGGCCGGGGACGTCCATGCCAGCGCCGCGTTTCGCGAGGCCATGCGCAAACGGTATGGGAACATCGCGGCCTTGAACCAGGCGTGGAAAACCAGTCACCCCGCGTTTGACCAGGTGGCGACGTTCCTGCCGGACAAAGCACCCTCGGATCGGGCGCGTGCGGATTTCGTGGAATGGTACCAGGCAGCCATGACGGAGTGGTCCGTGTTCTGGGTGAAAACCACCCGCAAATATTTCCCGAAAACGGAAATCTACCTGTGTACCGGCGGGAATGGGGACCCGATCTTGGGCGCGGATTTCACCGCGCAGACCGCCGCCATCGCCGGCGAGGAGGCGGGGGTGCGCATCACCAACGAGGGCAGCGATTATGCGCACAATTTTGCCATCACGCGCGAGGTGGCCACGGCCACGCGCCTGTACAAGACCTTTTGTGGATTTGAGCCCGCCTCGCACGTGAGCGAGACCGGGGTGGTCGCCCGCATTTACAACGCCACCGCCTCCGGCGCGCGCCAGTTGCACTACTACGAGAACAACGTGTTGAGCACGCCGCTGGCCATGCAGAACTTCCGCACCAACGTCGGCTGGATCGTCCTCCGGCAACCTCGCTTGGACACGGCCATTTACGTGCCGCGTGAATCGTGGGCGCTGGAGCGTGTGTCACTGCAACGCTTTTACGAACTCGCGCCGTTCTTGCGCGATGTCACCGACCTGGATTTCCTGACGCGCCGTACCGTGAACGATGGCTTTTTACGCGGCTGTCGCATGCTGATCCTGCCGCCTTGCCCCGTGTTGGAACCCGATGTGGCGGAGAAAATCGCCGCCTGGGTACGGCAGGGAGGAACACTGGTGGCGATCACCAGCGGGGATGGGGAATTGGGTGCGCGCCTGTATGACTTGGAAACGTGGCGCAGTCAGCTATTTGTCGCCGCCCCGGCGATCCGCTCGGCCTTGTTGAAACCGGCACTCGCAGGAACCGCGCCAGCCCACTGGCAACTCGAATTGGGCCGGAACGATGATGGTCAATGGTTATTCGGCGACTGGCAGGGCCAGGAAATGGGGCGCGAATGGCAGCAAATTCCGGATGCCCGCAAGCGTTGGACGGGTTCGCGTCCGGGCGTGCTGCTGCCCACCGTGAGCGGTGCTGCCTACACCCTGCGGCTGGCGGCCTCGGTGCCGCGATACGTGACCGCCAAGGGACCGGTGCAGGTGTACGTGAACGGGCAACTGGTCGGCCAGATTGAGAAGGAGGGTCAAAAAGAGTTTACGTTTGCCGTGGGTGCGAGCGTGGTGGGCACCGAACCATTGGCCCGTTTGGAGTTGAGCCTGAACACGTGGAAACCCTCTGCGCTTGGGCAAGGCACGGACAATCGCGATCTCGGCATCGCAGTGCGCCAGATTTCCTGGGTGCGGGCGGGTGCGGAAACTCAGCCAGCGGGGAAAGCGCAGCTCAAGCAGGTGCTGGACCTGAATGGCTTGGCGGCCTTGACGCGCAAGGTGGGCAGTGGCCAAACGATTCTGCTTTCCGGCAGCGCGGGAGAGCGCGATCTGGTGGCGCGGGTGGTGGCACACTGCCTACCCAATTGCCCGGATGGCAAGGTGGATGGCCGATATAGGACGCTGACCGCGGAAGGCGAGTTGTGGTATGACGCCAAAGCAGGGAAAATCCAGAGCCGGTAACGGGTAGTGCATGAGCACAGCGGGTATGGATAGTCGGAACAACCGCCTGAAGGCGGAACTCCGCGCCTGAAATCAGTCGCGCGTCATGCTGCGCAGGTGGTCTTCCACTTTTTGACGCCAGACCTCGCGCTCCGTTTCCGGCAGGTCACGCGGGACACTAATGGGTTTGCCCACCTCGATATTGCAACAGGCAAAAGGCCATGGAATCTGGAAGCGGTCCCAACTTTTCGCCTGCCATTTCCAGTTCAAGTGATAGACCACTGGGATAATCGGCCGTCCGGTCAATTGCGCCAGCGCAATCACCCCTTCCTGCACATGATAACACGGCCCGCGCGGGCCGTCCGGGGTGACGGCCAGATCGAGGCCCTGTTTGGCATACGAGGTCATTTCCAGCAGCGCCTGCGGCCCGCGTCGGCTGCTCGACCCGCGCACCGGTTGCACGCGGAACAACTCCAGCACCCGCGCCAGCAGACCGCCATCCCGGGAGGCGCTGACAAGTGCGGCCATGCGGCGCTCCGGTTGCCGGCGTTGCACATAAATCCGGTACAGTTCCAGGCATAACCCCAGCCGGTTATGCCAGATGCAAAAGAGCAGCGGCTCCGGATGCGCGTCGGGATTGGTAAAACACTGACTGCGGTCATGGATGCGGAACCGGATGGTGAAACTCAGGCATTTGATGACCAGCCAGATCAGCCGCGCCGCCAGCCGCCCGTGCCATTTGGCTTGCTGCGGCACGATGATGCGGGCGGGGCGACGTTTGGTTTCGGTGGCGGGCGGTTGTTCCATGAGCGCGGATGCTGAATCGAAATTATTTCCCCTTTTTCAAACTCGCCCGCACCAGGTCTTCCACCGGGGCTTGCGGTCCCAGCAGTGCCTGCACGCCCCGCACCGTATCAAACGCCTCGGCCTGTTTGTAGCCCAGTTGCACCAGCGCAGCCACCGCGTCGGAGAGATGTTTATCGGTGGCGGAGAGGGTTCGCTGATCGCTGCTGGCCTCCCACGCGGCGGACGGCCCGACTTTGTCGCGCAGTTCCACCACGATGCGTTCGGCGGTCTTTTTGCCCACGCCGGAAATTTGCGAGAGCGCTTTGATATCGCTGTTGGCCACTGCGCCGCGAAAGGTGGTCACCGTCATGCCGCTCAGGACGCTGAGGGCCATCTTGGGACCTATCCCGCTGACGGTGTTGATGAGCAGCCGGAACAAATCCCGTTCCGCCGTGCTCATGAAGCCATACAGCAAATGGGCATCCTCGCGCACAACCAGGTGCGTGAGCAGTTTCACCTCGCTGCCCGGCGCGGGCAGCCGGTCGAATGACGACAGCGGGATCAGCACCTCATAACCCACGCCGTGGACGTCCACAGTCACCTGTGTGGGCAGGGACTCGACCAATTTACCGTGAAGGAAGGTAATCATAGTTTAAATTTGTTTCGGCGTGTTCAGGCTGAAACGCCCGGTTTCCTGCGCGTAGGTGAGCGCCAGCGCCAGCGCGTCGGCGGCATCGGGTGCCGGGAGCGCCTCCAGGCGCAGCAGCCGCTGCACCATTTTAGCGACGGCTAATTTCTGTGCCCCGCCATGCCCGACCATCGCCTGCTTCACTTTGCGCGTCGCCAGCTCATAGATTTCCAGCCCGGCTTCGGCCATGACCGCCATGCCCGCCCCCCGCGCCTCTCCCATCACGATGGCCGTCTTCAAATTCTGGGCAAAAAACAACCCCTCCACCGCACAGACCGTGGGATGATGCTGTTGAATGATGTCGCGCAGACGTTGCATGATCTGCAGTAGGCAGCGCGAATGCGGCCAGTCACTCGGGCAGGTGATGGTGCCGTGCGCCAAGGCCACAGGATGCGGCTGGCTCATCCGGACGACTCCATAGCCGGTCCCGCGTAACGACGGGTCCACGCCCAAGATCACTTGGTTGCTCGCCCGCGCGGGCATCCGGGCGGCTGGGGTGGCGGCGAGCACGGGCTCGGCCACGCGCCGCTTGCCGCTGACCCGCCGCTCCAGTTCTGCCAATTGTTTCGGGGTAATGGCCACGCCCCCAGTGTGCCAAACTGCCGCCATAAGCAAAGGATTTTTACGGAAGGAATTCCGCGCTCCATCAGGGCCGGCTTCCCACCAGCACGCATCGGAATCCGGCATTCGCTCCCCGCAGCGATTGCGTGCCGGGCGTGCGAGCGGCGGACAGGAGGTGGTTGGGGACGACGCTGTCCCAAGCACCCCCGCGCAAGACCCGGAAACCGCTTTGCCCGTCAAAAAAATCCTCACACCATTCACACACGTTGCCACTGAGGTCGTATAACCCGAATTGGTTGGTTTTGAAACTGCCTACCGGGGCGGTGGTCGCAAACCCATCGTCATAGCCTTTGATGATGGGCCAGTCGCTGAACTTACGTTTGGCGCTAACATCTGCGTAATTTCCCGCCCCATACGGCGGTGGCCAGCCAGTGCCCCACGGATAAACATCTTTCAATTTGCCATCCTTGTCCTTGGGCGTGGCACCCCGTTCGCGCTCGCCAAGGCCGATGGCATAACTCCACTCGGCGTCCGTGGGCAACCGGTATTCTTGCCCGGCCTCCAGGATGCCCTCGCGCGTTTCTTTTTCCGTAAGCCATCGGCAGAAGGCCTTGGCATCATCCCAACTCACCATCGTCACCGGATGGTTGGTGCCGTTGCTGACCAGCGTGCCTTCAAATTCCACCTTGCGCCAGGAATCATCCACGCCCGGCATGGCGCCGGCGTAGGCGCGATAATCCATGACCCGCGTTTCCCAGATGCAACCAATCACCTTGGTGCCCGGCACAGGCACGAACGCCATGCCCAGCGTGTTGGTCCATGAGCGGTTGGCTCTGGGGAAAGGGCTCGCGGCATCCAGTTCCCCTTTTAGCGCTTTGGCCATGGGATCAGCCACGTCCATTTGCGCCGCCGTCTCTGCCAGGCGATACGCCTCCGCCCATTGTTTCCGGGCTGCCGCCAGCCGCGCTTTTTCCAGCGTGCTGGCAAACAATGCCCGCTTTTCAAAACTGGCTTTCAGGTTCTTGGCCTCGGCGTGATCCGGCTGCAACTCGATCACCACGTTAATTTGTTTCAACGCCTCGGCCCACTGACCGGATTGCGCGGCCAATCGCGCCGCCGTCAGGGCTTTCTCCAACGCTTGTTTTACGCCCGCCGCCGTCTGGCGGCCCAAGTCCTCGGCGACCGTCTGGTTGGTCCATCCGGACGCACTGGCTTTTTGCAAGTGCCGACCCACCGCTTGGTAATCGCCTTGGGCCAGGGCGGCTTCCGCCGCCTTGACTGCGGAGGAATACGTAGTTTGTTTTTCGGTCCATTCAATCTCCTGGGCCAGGGTTCCGGTGTCGCGTCCGGGGGGTGCCTGCAATGTCTCTGCCCGGTGAAGTGCTTGGCGCGCCTCATTGAATTGGCCGGCTTTTAGCGCCTGCCGACAATCTGCGAGCGCGGCGTCAAATTTTGCGGTCCATTCGCTGGTGATATTGGCCACGACCGTTTTTGCATCGGCTCCGGTTTCCCCGCCCAATACCAGCGCGGCTCGCGCCCGCTGCATCGCCGCCTGATACCGGCCTTGTTGGAATGCCGTTTTGGCATCCGCCAGGGTTCGCTCATACTGGCCTTGTTTATCCCTCGAAACGATGGCGTTACTCAATTGCAGGGCCGCCTGGGGATTTTTCCATTGAAGTTGCAGCGCCTTTTGCACGGACACCATGGCCTTTGTATAATCAGTTTGCCCGAACTGTTTGTTTGCTTCGGCCAGACTGGTGTCGAAAGCGCTTTGTCGGCGCGTCATTTCCTCGATCTCCCCTTTGAATTTGGTCACGGCGGCGGTGTCCCGCCAGCGCAGCACACGCGCGCGCCCAAGCGTTCCCAGCGCCCGCTCAAAGTCATTGGCCTCATACTGGTTGCGCGCCTCGGCCATCAAGGCCGTGAACTTGCCTTTTTGCAGGGATTGATCCAGCCCATAACCCACCACCGCAAGCACCACGACCAAGGCCGTCATGCCGATGACGCGAAGCCGGGTTTTACGGAGATGCCGGGCGCAGGCTTCGGTTATCTGGGAAATCCGCTCTCGGCGTTCGGCCGGGACGGCGTCATCCCACTGGTCCGCCCCGGTCTGCTGGATGAGCGACTGGGTCGCCTGCCAGTGCTGGGCGGCAAACTCCCGCTGGATGATTTCTTCAATGGGCTGCGTCCAGGCCTCGCAGATGGGTGGCAGGGCGAGTTCCCATTGATTGCCAAAAGCGCGCAAATCAATTTTCAATTGGGCAAACTCTTCCGGCAAGCCACCCAGGTTTTGCGCCCCAAGCCGTTCCTGTATCCGCTGGCTGACCTGCGCCATCCAACGTTCCAAAACCTGCTCTTGCAGGTCCGTCACCGTCTCGGCCATCCCTTGGATTTCAGCGAGCTTGGCCGCCGCCGCCCGGTGGTGGCCTTGTTCGAGTAATTGGCGGGCGTGGCGCCTGGCCATCGCCACCTCGGCCTTCTGCCGCAGCGCTTGGCGGCTTAGCGATTGGCCGCCGACTACCCGCGTTGCCTCGTCTAATAAACGGATCGCCAGCTCCGG from Verrucomicrobiota bacterium encodes the following:
- a CDS encoding family 16 glycoside hydrolase, which encodes MRFLHLKLLCPLMVVIGLAAGSGIAATANFDHAKPGEFPAGWMAWLAGAGESKWSVQQDDTAPSRPNVLKQSGWTPKPSFPLCVNTNATLQDGFVEVKFKPVSGTNDQAAGLVWRCQDAENYYVARANALEDNVVLYKVAQGRRKALDIVGRTGGYGVNAKVPAQTWSTLRVHFAGNRFTVLLNGKELFAVEDATFPNVGLVGLWTKADSVVLFDDFQYGEAPR
- a CDS encoding heavy metal translocating P-type ATPase, with amino-acid sequence MKSATHTQFSAALEVPCLVQAAANELAKNQSVEAIAIKAVEGKISVATLGRSADPGVAERIQQSLAGVQDAHSPPRCRLLQAEPGCAPCEHSMEPIRQQGFAVTETAGAVTVARVRCPTAPKLWRWRDFPLPKIVPRQVSLPEEESELDEWKAQAVAAGLCAGFGLAAYFAPPSWWSVPLFMLAFFAGGWFAAREAFARLRTWTLDVHFLMLAVAAGSAAVGAWAEGAMLLFLFSTSGALEQYAMGRTQREIRSLFRTAPKVATLVDAEGQEREVAVDELRTGQRLLVKPGAQFPVDAEIVKGKTASDESNLTGEATPVEKTLGDTVLAGTINLWGVVEILVLRPAQESSLHKVIRLIHEAQHLKAPAQRFTDKFGTGYTYAILGLALGMFFFWWLVMNLPPFTSTDTVRSAFYRAMTLLVVASPCALVLSIPSAVLAAIAWGAKRGILFRGGAAVEKLSEVSVVALDKTGTLTTGELQVETVESFPPGREAEIARLAFSIERLSTHPLARAITRHGKQQRLVPVEFDHFESVTGLGIQADLGPRKIFLGRREWLAEVLKQDSRWAVLTESVTTAQPGLSEVWVGDGDLLGRLLLRDDIRPQSGPVLETLRKLGVHCVVLTGDRPASAQALQRKLGLSDVRAELKPEQKVEAIRGFMAEGKRVAMVGDGVNDAPSLAVAHVGVAMGARGADAALEQAKIVLMHDRLENFVAAFRLSQNARRVIRQNLFVSLGTVAVLVGFAIFGKIPLTVGVLGHEGSTVIVVLNSLRLLFMKVETTPLTTSKPAENEV
- a CDS encoding substrate-binding domain-containing protein, yielding MKRNILTKPMPFLAFALMLGLCVGWAGCGKRPTPPPAATKLRVLCGSSMAAPVQELVKQFAAAHPAQPELDLGGSETLLPKILAGTRADLFVCHDPFEEKLKAAGRWTNTVVVGYLEPVLAVRPGNPKGIRGLADLAKPGLKIGLGDPRYSTCGELFVNALRARGLQDRVLANVMLQARSHAEVANGLVVGPLDAVVVWNFVVGLYPGKLEVVPTGITYPATRVTVIGLTSSDNPALRDAFLAWCRQSMVQETFRRYGYTREKE
- a CDS encoding cytochrome b/b6 domain-containing protein, translating into MNTTFHKESTPRGGFASGTFLIWDLPTRLFHWLLTAGFIAAALLAFLSGEKSRLFPYHAVIGLALTLLVVLRMIWGLMGTRYARFTAFLFGPRAVLVYLKEAFTGGGLRHLGHTPGSAYAIFAMLALMLGISITGILLSRGHEAFKEAHEVMSFAMIAVVVAHVIGVAFHSIRHRENITLSMVNGRKVCDPAHGIAAARPIVAIVFLGLLSAWTFGVVKNYDATTKTTTLPLFGASLQLGESGTTGKQGKHPGGHERKQDHD
- the can gene encoding carbonate dehydratase, with the protein product MKFPRHLLDNNRTWANRIRTEDPAFFQNLSRQQAPQYFWIGCSDSRVPANQITGLLPGEMFVHRNVANVVPPADLNCLSALQFAVDVLQVRHVIVCGHYGCAGVRAVLNGDRLGLVDNWLQNVADVRQKHASQLDALTEAGRQFDRLCELNVIEQVANVCATTSVQDAWARGQPLAVIGWIYAVSDGLLRDLGLCITGRQELMPAYQSAIGGHRLLPPQSVASAALTDRR